ATGGCCGGGGTGTAGAACTGGAAGTTGTTGCGGCCCAGCTTCTTGGCGCGGTACATCGCGATATCCGCGTGTTCGATCAGGCTCTCGGCCGGGGTGCCGTCGCTCGGATAGGCCGCCACGCCGATGCTGCAGGTGACGAAGAATTCCTTGGGCCCCAGCATCACCGGCTGGGCCACCGAATCCATCACCCGCTGCACGATGTCCGCGGACAGCGGCTGGTCCTCGTGCTGCGACAGGATCACCACGAATTCGTCGCCCGACAGGCGCGCCACGGTGTCGGTGTCGCGCAGGCTCGAACGCAGGCGCGCCGCGACCGTCATCAGGAGCACGTCGCCGGCCTTGTGGCCCATGCTGTCGTTGACGAACTTGAAGCGGTCCAGGTCGATCAGCATCACCCACACCGGATGGCCGCTGCGGTTCGCGTAAGCGACCGCCTGGCCGAGGCGGTCCTGCAGCAGCGAACGGTTGGGCAGGCCGGTCAGCACGTCGTGCTGGGCCACATGGTGCACGCGCTGCTCGGTGATCTTGCGCGCCGTGATGTCGCTGCCGGTGCCGCGGTAGCCGGTGAAACGGCCGGCATCGTCGAATATCGGCTGGCCGCTGACGCAGTACCAGCGCTCCTCGCCATTGTCATCGAGCGAGCGGTATTCCATGTTGCGGAAGGGCTCGCGCGCCTCGATGGCGGCAAGGTGCTCGCGGCCGGCATCGCTGTCGGCCAGGCTGCCCACCAGCTCCGCACGGGTCCTGCCGAGGATGCGCTCGACGGCGATCCCGGATTTTTCCGTGAAGTGGCCGGTCAGGGCGACGAATCGCAGCTGCGCGTCCTGCTCCCAGTACCAGTCGGACGACATCGCGACCAGCTGGCGGAAGCGCTGCTCACTTTCCTGCAGCGCCTTTTCGGTGCGCTTCCTGGCCAGCACGTCGTCGATCAGGCGCTGGTTGCTCAGCTTCAGGTCGGCGGTGCGTTCGCGCACCAGTTCCTGCACCTTGCGTGCGCGCTGGCCGGCGGCCTGCACGAAGGCGGCCAGCAGCAGGGTCGACAGCAGGCCGCCGGCCGCCAGCAGGGTCGAGGCCAGGTGGTCGGCCAGGTAGGGCCGGGGCGCCGCGGCGGCTTCCACGGTCCAGGTCTGGCCCGCGGCCACGAAACGGTCGAGCATGCGCGCTGCCGGACGGGCCAGCCAGCTTAGCGGCGGCAGTTCCGGCGCGCCGGCTTCGCCCGGCTCGTGGTTGGCGTACACCATGGCGCCCGCTGCGGACTGGGGGCCGAGGTAGAGTTTGAGCAGGATGCTGCGGTCTTCCAGCAGGCCGGCGCGCGCCAGCGTGGAACGTGCCAGGGTCTGGATCTCGATCACGGCGGCGGTGTCGCCCAGCAGGCGGCCGGCCGGGCCGTAGACCGGCATCACCACTTCGAAGCTGGGCTGGCCGTCAGGGGCCTGGGCCAGGCGCAGCAGGCCGGTCGCGGAGGCGCGCCCGCTGGCGTGGGCGCGCGCCAGGGCCCGCGCCACTTCGCCGTTTTCGCCCACGTTCAGGCCGAAGGCCGGCTCGTTGCCCTGTATTGGTTCGAGGTAGTCGACGACGTTGTAGTGCGGCCGGCGCGGCGCCTGCACCAGCCGGCCGTCGACCATTTCGCGCAGCACGGTGCCGGGGCGGATCCGCTGCAGCTCGGCTTCAAACGCGGCGCGATCGGCGTCCTGCACCGCGCGGTGGAAGTTGAAGGCCTTGATATAGGGATTGCGCAGCAGCAGCGGGATGGTGAAATCGTGGAACTGCGAGCGCGTCACCGGCTGCACGGTGGTGAACAGCTGGTTGGTGACGTTCAGGACCTCGATCGCCTCGTCCATGCCCTGCCGCAGGGCGGCCACGCGCACGTTCGCGCCTTGTTCGAAGGCCAGCGTCTGGTTGTCGATCTCGAGCCGCTTCACCGCCAGCGTCAGCACGGCGGTGGTGGCCAGGCCGCCACCAAGCGTGAGGGCCGCCGCAAGCGTGAGCGAAAGCTGGAGTCGGCGACGCGGCATCCGGGATCCTATAAAAAGTACTTGCCTGAGGGAATTAGACCGGCCAAGTTTGTCACACAAACGGTTGTTTCCGCAAACAAATTGTCACGCGCAAGCCTGTGCTGCGGGCAGGTGTGGCTAGGCAAAAACAGACCGCGATGCCAGACGCATAAGAATCAGGCGCACGCATAGACGGTTCACTATCTCCAGCCGCCGGGTGGGCAGCCAGGGCATGGGGCGTTTCTGCGTGGCGGCGCCGGCGAACACGATGCGGTTGTTGCCGGCCGCCTTGTCGAGCCGGCAAAGGCGGCCGTCGAAGACCCGGTCCAGGGCATCCAGCACGGCGTCGTGGCGCGGGTCGTAGCTGAACACATTCGCTGCCAGCACGCCGTCGGAGGCCAGCAGGCGCCGGCAGTCTTCGTAGAAGCCGCGGCTGGACAGGGCCGGGGGCAGGCCGGCGGCGTCGAAGCCGTCGGCCACGATCACGTCGAAACAGGCGCCGCCTGCGCGGGCCGCACCCGCGATCCACTCGGCGGCGTCGGCATGGATGACCTGGAAGCGGGCGTCGTCGGGCGGCAGCAGGAACTGGTCGCGCAGGGCGATCACGTCGGCACTCAGCTCGAGCACGGTGATGCGGCTGGCGGGGAAGTGGCGGTGGCAGAAGCGGGCCATCGAGCCGCCGCCCAGTCCGATCATGAGAATGTGGCGGGGGCGGGGCACGAACAGGGCGAAGCACATCATGGCGCGTGTATAGGCCAGCAGCAGCGCGCTCGGCCGGGACAGCCGCATCGCGCTCTGGATGTCGCCGGGCGTGAACTCCAGGGTGCGGCAGTCGCCCCGGGTACGGACCAGCGGCTTCGGTAGGTTCGGCATGGCCCCAGTATACGATGAGCGGCGCGGCGAGACCGGTTCGGCTTGTTGCAGAGGATAAGTTTCTGATAAGCTGGCCGCCGCAGCCTGACGGAGACCCCATGTTCCTGGACCATCCCACCATCACCGCCACCAACAGCCAGACCGAGCCCGACCGCATCGAGCGGCTCGACCGCGTCTATGGCTATGCGATGGCGCTGGCCGACGTGGATGGCGACGGCGGCTTCGTCGACCGGCTGACCCAGATCCACGACCACAAGGGCACCCTGATCGTGTTCTGGCGGGAAGCGCCGAGCGCCACGCAGATCGCGTACTGGGCGCGGGCCTGGTCCAGCAAGGTCGGCGACGGCAGCACCGCCGTGGTCCACGAGTTCTGAGGCGGCCATGGATTCCACCACCATCGTCCTCGCGCTGGCCCTGGGTAACCTGGCGATCTGCGCCGCATTATTCTTCTTCGAACATGGCGATGGACGCCCGGCGGCCCTGTCGACCTGGGGCTGGTCGCGCCAGATGCAGGCGGCCGGCTGGCTGCTGCTGGCGATCGGCGGCGTCAACGTGGTCCCCGAGCGGCTGGCGCTGCCGGTGGCCTACGGCCTGGTGATCGCCGGCGTGGCCTGGGAGGCGGGCGCGTTGTGGGAGCGTGCCGGCGGACGGCGCTGGCGCAGGTTCACGACCCCGGCGCTGGCGGTGGCGGTGGCCGCCTTCCTGCTGTGCTATTGGGTCGACGAGATCGGCCTGCGCGCGCTGGCCGCTTCGCTGATCCTCGCCGCCTTTTATCTTTCGGCCGCCATCGCCCTCGCGCGCGGCTGGGCCCGGGCCTCGATGCTGCGCCGCTTCCTGGCGCTGGCGACCGCGCTGCTGGCGCTGGTGGTCGGCGCGCGCGGCGCGCTGGTGCTGCTGGCGCCGTCCGGCTGGGGCTGGATGAGCAACGAGCTGCTGCGCCAGCTGTATTCCGGCGCCCTGTACCTGCTGATGCTGCTGGGGGCCTTCGGCTGGCTGCTGCTGGGCCGCGAAAGCCTGCAGGACGAGCTGGCGCGCCTGGAAGTGGTGGACCCGCTGCTGGACGTGACCAACCGCCGCGGCTTCTTCCAGATGCTGGCGCCGTGGATGGCGCTGGCGCGCCGCCCCGGTCCGCCGACCGCGCTGGTGCTGTTCGACCTCGACCAGTTCAAGCGCGTCAACGACAGCTACGGCCACCCGGCCGGCGACGTCGTGCTGCGCACCCTGCTCGACGCCTGCAAGCGCCAGCTGCGCGACAGCGACCAGCTGGCGCGCCTGGTCGGCGTCGAGTTCGCGATCCTGCTGCCGCGCACCGGCCTCGACGACGCCGTCATGGTCGCCGAGCGCATGCGCGCCGCGATCGCCGCAACCCCGGTCAAGACCGAACGGGCCCTGATCACGCTGAGCGCGAGCTTCGGCGTCACCACCATCCGCGCCGACGACAGCAGCGTGACCCTGCTGGGGCGCGCCGACGACGCCCTGCGCGCCGCCAAGGACGGCGGACGCAACCGGGTCGAGCTGGCGCCGCCGGCGCCGGCCGTTCCCGCCGAGGCCTGACATGGCCAGCGGCGCTGTCATCGAAGCGTCATGCGGTTCCGCTATCGTGGCGCCGTCTACCCCGCCGGAGCTTTCATGAACGAGCATCTTCCCGATCCGTCCGCGCCGACCTACGCCGCCCTGGTGCTCGGCTCGGACAGCTTCCGCCTGCTGGTGGCCAGCTACCGCGAAGGCGTCCCGGTGGCGCTGGACGGCGAACACGTGCCGCTGCGCCTGGCCGCCAGCCTCGACGCCAGCGGCTGCCTGAGCCAGGACGCCATGCGCGACGCACTGGCCTGCGTGGCTCGCCTGCGCGAGCGCCTGTGCGCGCGGCCGCTCGCCGCCGTGCGCACGGTCGCCACCTCGACGCTGCGGATGGCCCGCAATGCCCACCTGTTCCTGCCGGCGGCCCAGCAGGCCCTCGGCCATGAGGTGCGGGTGCTGTCCGGCGAAGAGGAAGCCGCGCTGACCTGGATGGGCGTGGCCGGCGCCGCCCCGGGCGGCACGCGTGCGCTGGTGCTGAGCATCGGCGGCGGCTCGACCCAGTTCGCGCTGGGGCAGGACATGCGCATCGAACGGGCCGGTTCGGTGGCGCTGGGCACGGTGCGCCAGGCCCTGACCTTCTTCGGCAACGGCCGCATCGACGCGGTCTCCTTCGCGGCCGCGGTGGCCTCGGCGCGCGTGCGCCTGGCCGATCATGCGGCCTACTACGGGCCGGAGGCGCGCGACTGCGCATACGGCGCGTCCGGCACGGTCCGTACCTTGGCCCGGCTGGCGCGCGAGAACGGCGCCGACTGCGGCGCGAACGGCGCCATCGACCGCGCCGGCCTCGAACTGCTCGGCGCCCGGGTGCTGGAGCAGGCCGGGGGCGGACGCCCGCTGGCCGGGCTCGGGCGCCTGCTGCTGCGCGATGTCGCCGCTGCGCTGGCGATCCTGATCGCGCTGATGGAAGAGCTGGACATCGACCGCCTGCTGGAAACCGATGCCGGGCTGCGGCATGGGCTGGTGCACGACCTGCACCGGCGGCGGCAGGCGCTGCCGGCCTGAGATCGGGCGAAAGCGGGCGGCGCGCGCGCTCCGGCTTCCGGATCGGCGTCAAATCGACTATATTGTTTGGTTTGTTTGACGATGGAGCACGGGATGGCGAAGACAACAGCCGCCGGCGCCGGCGCGAAAGCGGCGCGCGCGCAAGCAGCAGAGGCTTCCACGCGGCCAGCCAGGGCGGCCGGTACGACGGCCGCAAGGAAAACCGCGGCCGTGAAGACCGCCAGGACCGCCAGGAGCACCGGCACTGCCGTAGCCAAGGCCGCGCCGGCCGCGCGCAAGCCGGCCGCGCCGCAACCGGCGGCGTCCAGGCCGGTGAAGCCGCCGGCCAAGGCGGCGGCGAAGAAGCCGGCTGCAAGGAATCCGTCCCCGTCGAAGCCGGCGTCCAGGGTCGCCAGGGCGGCCGCAAAGGCCGTCGCCGGGCCGGCCCCGAAAGGGCGCGCGAGCCGGGCAGGGGAGCTTGCCCGTCCCGATGCGGCGGCCCAGGCGCGGCCCACGCTGGTGCGCGACAGCTTTACCATGCCGGAGCAGGAATATGCCGTGCTCGGCGCGGTCAAGCAGGCTTGCCTGAAAGCCGGCTTCGAAGTCAAGAAGAGCGAACTGCTGCGCATCGGCGTGGCCCTGCTCGGCCAGCTCGACGTGGCCAGCCTGCGCGCGGTGCTGGGCGGATTGCCCCAGCTGAAGACCGGACGTCCCCCCGTCGAATAAGCGCGCTGGCCTTCAGGTGCTCAGTGCGTGGTTCGTCCCGCCGGGGTGTTCGCCCGCGCCTCGGCCGTCAGCTCCTTCAGTTCGCGGATCGGGATATTCGATTTCTCGTGCATCCTCAGCAGGATGGTGGCGCCCACGTTCAGCTTGCGGTGCCGGATCTTGCTGATGATGGGCGGCTGCACTTCGAGGACGCGGCACAATTCGGCATCGTTCTTCAACTGCATGCGCTGGATCAAGGTGTCGAGCAAGGGATTGGGAACGAAGCTCGACGGCTCCATGGCCCGGGCCCGGTGCATCGCCTCGAGCAGCTCCTGTTTTTTCTGTCGTACGCTCATGAACTTCCTCCGTAATTGGATGGACATTCAAGACACACACCGACTGTTTTGGAGGTGGAGCATGCAGCGCTCCTTGCCCGACCGTATTTGAGTGGCTTATGCTGGGTGGGTTTGTTGGAATGCTACTACGAATTTGACAAGGTTGACGCACTGTTCATGAATAAAAGCTTATAACGTGCGTCTTTCTTCGCGGAATTTACGTTAATTCCAGTCCGGAGCGCGTCAGGACGAGGACCCGGTCCGCCATCGCGGCGGCGGCGTGCGAGTGGGTGACCATGATGGCGCCGGCGCCGCTCTGGCGGATCTCGTCGCGCAGCAGGTGCAGGATGCCGTCGGCGGTCTCGGGATCGAGGTTGCCGGTCGGCTCGTCGGCCAGCAGCAGGGCGGGGCGGTGCACCAGGGCGCGCGCGATCGCCACGCGCTGCAGCTCGCCGCCGGACAGCTGGCGCGGGAAGTCGGCGCCGCGTCCCTGCAGGCCGACGGCATCCAGCATGGCGCGCGCGCGGCCGGTGTCGACGGCGCCGTTCAGCAGCAGCGGCAGCGCCACGTTCTGTTCCAGCGTCAGGTGCGGCAGCACGTGGAAGGCCTGGAAGATGAAGCCCATGCGGCTGCGCCGGAGCCGCGTGGCGGCATCGTCGTCGAGCGCCGACATCGGCACGCCGTCGACCACCACCTGGCCGCTGTCGGGCGCATCGAGCCCGGCGATCAAGTTGAGCAGGGTCGATTTGCCGACCCCGGATTCCCCCATCACGGCAACGAATTCGCCGGGCGCGAAGCGGTGCGAGAGCTGCGCCAGCACGGTGCGGCCGCCGTAGGATTTGGAGAGGTCGACGAGTTCGAGCATAGGCCGCTACTCTAGCATGCATGGCTGGCGTCAGCCGGGACCCGATTCGCGTATGATGGAAAGAACGTCAACATCCTGGGGACTCACCGATGCTGAACCATCACAAGGAAGCGCCTGACCCGGCGGCCCTCGACAACACCCTCGACACCTCGGCCGAAACCCTGCGGCTGCGGGCCGAGCTGGAGGCGGGCCTGCGCGCACGCGATGCCTGTATCTCGCCGAAGTTCCTGTACGACGCCCTTGGCTCGAAGCTGTTCGAGGCGATCTGCGAAGTGCCCGAGTACTATCCGACCCGCACCGAAGCGGCCATCTTCGAGCGCCACGGCGCCGAGATCGCGCGCGCCGTCGGCACCGGCTCGACCCTGATCGACCTCGGCGCCGGCAACTGCGCCAAGGCGGCGCGCCTGTTCCCGCTGCTGCACCCGGCCCAGTACGTGCCGGTCGATATCTCGGCCGACTTCCTGCAGGACGCCGTCGAGCGCCTGCAGCAGCGCTTCCGCCACATCGAGATGAATGCCCTCGGCATGGACTTTTCCGGCGGCGACTGGCGCCTGCCGGACGTGGTGCGCCATGAGCGCCGCCTGTTCTTCTATCCCGGCTCCTCGATCGGCAACTTCACGCCGGACGATGCGCTGGCCTTCCTGCGCCGCGTGCGCGCGCAGTGCGGCGCCGACGGCGGCATCCTGATCGGCATCGACCTGGCCAAGGAACACGCGGTGCTGGACGCCGCCTACGACGACGCGCTGGGCGTCACGGCCGCATTCAACCTGAACGTGCTGCGCCACGCCAACCGCCTGCTGGGCGCCGACTTCGACATCCGCGCCTGGCGCCACCACGGCTTCTACAACGAGCGCATGGGGCGGGTCGAGATGCACCTCGAATCGAGGAGCAGCCAGCAGGTCAGCTGGCAGGGCGGCGCGCGCCGCTTCGAGGCCGGCGAATGCATCCACACCGAGAACAGCTACAAGTACCGCCCGAGCGCCGCCGTCGGACTGCTGGAGCAGGCCGGCTTCGCCGCCGCCGGCGTCTGGACCGACGAACGCGGATGGTTCGCCGTGATCCACGCGCGCGCGATCCCGCCGGGCGCCATGCACTGACAGGCAGGCAGAGGACATCATGGGAGCGAACGAACACCGCCAGGCCCGCGAATTCGAGCAGGTGCGCCAGCGCTCGGTGCACCTGGCCGAGCCGCTGTCGCCGGAGGACTGCTGCGCGCAGTCGATGCCGGACGCCAGCCCGGTCAAATGGCACCTGGCCCACACCACCTGGTTCTTCGAGACCTTCATCCTGGAGCCGCGCGAGCACGACTGGCGGCCCTTCCATCCGGCCTTCCGGGTGCTGTTCAACTCCTACTACAACGGCGTCGGCGACAAGCACCCGCGCCCGCAGCGCGGCCTGCTCACGCGTCCGGCCTTCGACGAGGTGCTGGCCTGGCGCCGCGATGTCGACGCCCGCATCGCGCGCCTGCTGCACGAGAGGCCCGAGGACGGCGAGCTGGCCGCGCTGGTGGAACTCGGCATGCAGCACGAGCAGCAGCACCAGGAGCTGATCCTCACCGACCTGAAGCACCTGCTGGCGCAGAACCCGCTGTATCCGGCCTATCTCGCTTCGGCGCTGCCGGAGTCCTGTCCGGCGGGCGCGCTGGCCTGGCTGGACTTCGAAGGCGGCCTGGCCGAGATCGGCCACCGCGGCCCCGGATTCTGCTTCGACAACGAGCTGCCGCGCCACCGCCAGTATCTCGCGCCCTTCCAGCTGGCCTCGCGCCTGGCGACCAACGGCGAGTACCTGGAATTCGTCGAGGCCGGCGGCTACCGCGACCCGAGCCTGTGGCTGTCCGAGGGCTGGGACCGGGTCTGCAGCGGCGAGATCGGCCAGCCCTTCTACTGGCGCAAGGAGAACGGCCAGTGGCTGGAGTTCACGCTGCACGGACTGCAGCCGCTCGATCCCGCGCGTCCGGTCACCCATGTGTCGCTGTACGAGGCCGACGCCTACGCGCGCTGGCGCGGCGCGCGCCTGCCGACCGAGGCGGAATGGGAATTCGCGGCGCGCGACGTCGCCATCGCCTGCGGCGACCTGCACCCGCGCGCGGCCGGCAGCGATGGCCTGGCGCAGATGTTCGGCGAATGCTGGCAGTGGACCAGCAGCAGCTATGCGCCCTATCCGGGCTATGCGCCGGCGGCCGGCGCGCTGGGCGAGTACAACGGCAAATTCATGATCAACCAGTACGTGCTGCGCGGTTCGTCCTGCGCGACCCCGCACGGCCACGCGCGCGCCAGCTACCGCAACTTCTTCCCGGCAGGCAGCCGCTGGCAGTTTACCGGCATCAGGCTGGCCCGATGAAATTCACGCGGGGCCAGCGCCTGCGGCTGCTGAACCGGCGCGCGAACGCCTACATCGTGGGCCATCCGCTCGCCTTCACGCTGGGCGTCCTGAAATGCTTCCGCGCCAACCAGGGCCTGCTGCTGGCGGGCGCGGTCGCCTATTACGCGCTGCTGTCGATCGTGCCTTTCCTGATGCTGGCGGTGGTGGTGCTGTCGCACTTCCTCGACGAGGCCGAACTGCTGCTGACCCTGCGCCGCTACCTGGAACTGCTGGTGCCCGGCCAGTCGGCGTCCATCGTGGCCGAGGTCGCGCACTTCCTCGACGCCCGCGACGTGATCACCTGGGTGCTGGCCGCCACCATGCTGTTCTTCAGCTCCTTCGCCTTCACGGTGCTGGAAAACGCGATGAGCGTGATCTTCGTGCACCGCGTCGCCGTGCGGCGGCGCCACTTCCTGGTGTCGGCGCTGCTCCCGTACTGTTACATCCTGGCGCTGGGCTTCGGCGTGATGATCGTGACCCTGGTGGCCGGCAGCCTGCAGGTGATCGGCACCGAGAGCGTCGACCTGTTCGGTTACAAATGGTCGCTGCACGGCGTGTCCGGGGCCCTCCTGTACCTGCTCGGCCTGGCCGGCGAGATCCTGGTGCTGACCTCGATCTACATGGTGATGCCGGTGGGCCGGCTGTCGCTGTCGCACGCGCTGGTCGGCGGCGTGACCGCGACGCTTCTGTGGGAAGTCGCGCGCCACGTGCTGGTGTGGTACTTCTCGACCCTGTCCAAGGTGAACGTGGTGTACGGCTCGATGAGCACCGCCATCGTGGTCATGTTCAGCCTCGAGATCGGCGCCGCGCTGCTGCTGTTCGGGGCGCAGGTGATCGCCGAGTACGAGCGCGTGGGGCAGGGCGGGACCAGCGGCGAAGCGAAGAAGATGGAGACCCGGCCAGAGGCCTGAGCGGGTGGCGCTAGACGCCGCCCTTCAGGGCCAGCGGCAGCGCCCGCGCCCAGCGGTTCGAGGACAGCGAAAAGCTCAGCGCCCGCACCTGGTGATACCAGCCGGCCGGCACGTACAGCATGTCGCCCGGCTCGACCACGACCTCGACGATGGCCGCCTGGCGCGCCAGCGGAAAGGCCTCGAAGTCCGGCGCTTCCGGATCGAAGGCGGAGCCGAACAGCACCGGATTGGCTTCCCGTGTGTACAGGAATTCGTCGTGGTGCGGCGGCGCCAGGAAGATCCGCTTGCTGCCCCAGATCTGCGCGAAGATGTTGTCGTCGTAGTCGCAGTGCAGCGGCGTCACCGTGCGCGCGGGGCCGAGCCAGAAGCGCGGCGGGCCCATCTTGTCGAACCAGGCCGGCCAGTGGCACATGGCGTTCAGCTCGCGCAGTTCCAGGTTGCCGACGTAGGGCGGCAGATCGTCGGAAGGAGTCCTGCCCGGGTCGAGGCTCAGGTCGAGATACGCGCGCAGCGACATGTCGCGCATCGCGCGGTCCGGCGCGAAGGCGGTCGCCACGTAGTCGCCGACCCGCGCCCGCACCGGCACCTCGCCGAAGCGTTCGCGCAGTTCCTGCGGGGTCAGGTGGCAGAGGGGCCAGCGCCCGACCACGCCGGTAACCAGGAAGGGCAGGCCCTCGGCGGCGCGGGCGCGGAAGGCGGCGCTGTCGAGCCGGCCCAGGCGCGGCACCTCGGAGATGGCCGGCAGCGCACGCGCGGCCTGCCGGATCGCCTCGCGCATCGCCTGGATCGAGGAAACGCCGCGCACCTGCGCGGCCTTCTGTTCGCGCCCCGCCCCCGGCTGCAGGTCGAGCCGCGGCGGCAGGCGCTTCGGGGTACTGCCTCCCTGCATCAGGCCGCGCGCGCCACCGGCTGCTCGCCGGCCATGGCGATCTGGCGGTTCACCGCCGACAGCACGGCCTTGAAGGAGGCGGTCAGGATGTTGCTGTCGATCGCGGCGCCGAACAGGGTCGGGCCGTTACCGAGGCGCAGCTCGACGTAGCAGGCCGCCTTCGCATCGGCGCCCGAACCGATCGCATGCTCGTGGTAGTCCATCAGGCGGATGTCCAGGCCGAGCGCGCTGACGAAGGCGTCGATCGGACCGTTGCCCTGGCCGGCATGATGCTTCGTGACGCGCTCGTGCTCGACCGCGACGTCGATCTGCACGCGCTGTTCGCCTTCGCTGTCCTCGGCCATGCGGTGCGAGACATAGCGGTAGGCCGGGTTCTCCTGGTCGAAGTATTCGCGGGCGAACAGGGCGTGGATGCTCGATGCCGCGACCTCGGTGCCGGTGGCGTCGGCATGGCGCTGCACGACGCGCGAGAATTCGATCTGCAGGCGGCGCGGCAGCTCCAGGCCGTATTCCTGCTCGAGCAGGTAGGCCATGCCGCCCTTGCCCGACTGGCTGTTGACGCGGATGACGGCGTCGTAGCTGCGGCCCAGGTCGGCCGGGTCGATCGGCAGGTAGGGCACTTCCCAGATCGCGTCGGCCTTCTGCGCCGCGAAGCCTTTCTTGATCGCGTCCTGGTGCGAGCCGGAGAAGGCCGTGAACACCAGGTCGCCGACATACGGGTGGCGCGGGTGGACCGGGATCTGGTTGCACTCTTCGACCAGCTGGCGCACGCTGTCGATGTCCGAGAAGTCCAGGCCCGGGTGCACGCCCTGGGTGTAGAGGTTCAGCGCCAGGGTCACCAGGTCGACGTTGCCGGTGCGTTCGCCGTTGCCGAACAGGCAGCCTTCGACGCGGTCGGCGCCGGCCATCACGGCCAGCTCGGCGGCGGCGACGGCGGTGCCGCGGTCATTGTGCGGGTGGACGCTGATTACGAGGCTGTCGCGGCGCTCCAGGTGGCGCGACATCCATTCGATCTGGTCGGCATAGACGTTCGGGGTGCTGGCCTCGACGGTCGAGGGCAGGTTGACGATCAGCTTGTTTTCCGGGGTCGGCTGCCAGGTTTCGCTGACGGCGTCGACGATGCGCTTGGAAAATTCCAGCTCGGTGGTCGAGAACGACTCCGGCGAATACTCCAGGCTCCAGCGGGTCTCCGGATGCTGCGCCACCAGTTCCTTGATCAGGCGGGTGCCGTTCACGGCGATCTGCACGATCTCGTCCTGGCCCATGCCGAATACCACGCGGCGGAACACCGGCGCCACCGAGTTGTAGACGTGGACGATGGCGCGCTTGGCGCCGACGCAGGATTCCACCGTGCGGCGGATCAGTTCCTCGCGCGCCTGGGTCAGCACGATGATGCTGACGTCATCCGGAATGCGGTTTTCCTCGACCAGCATGCGCACGAAGTCGAAATCGGTCTGCGAGGCGGACGGGAAGCCGACTTCGATCTCCTTGATCCCGATCTGCACCAGCTTTTCGAAGAAACGCAGCTTCTTCTCCGGGCTCATCGGCTCGATCAGCGCCTGGTTGCCGTCGCGCAAGTCGGTGCTCATCCAGACCGGCGGCTGGGTGATGACGCGGCTCGGCCACTGGCGGTCGGCCAGCTGGACGGCGGGGAAGGGACGGTATTTGGCGGCGGGATTGGTCAACATGGCGGAGCTCCTAATGTGTGCTGTATCTGGTGCTGCTGGATCTGGGACGAAAACT
This window of the Massilia sp. WG5 genome carries:
- a CDS encoding EAL domain-containing protein, translating into MPRRRLQLSLTLAAALTLGGGLATTAVLTLAVKRLEIDNQTLAFEQGANVRVAALRQGMDEAIEVLNVTNQLFTTVQPVTRSQFHDFTIPLLLRNPYIKAFNFHRAVQDADRAAFEAELQRIRPGTVLREMVDGRLVQAPRRPHYNVVDYLEPIQGNEPAFGLNVGENGEVARALARAHASGRASATGLLRLAQAPDGQPSFEVVMPVYGPAGRLLGDTAAVIEIQTLARSTLARAGLLEDRSILLKLYLGPQSAAGAMVYANHEPGEAGAPELPPLSWLARPAARMLDRFVAAGQTWTVEAAAAPRPYLADHLASTLLAAGGLLSTLLLAAFVQAAGQRARKVQELVRERTADLKLSNQRLIDDVLARKRTEKALQESEQRFRQLVAMSSDWYWEQDAQLRFVALTGHFTEKSGIAVERILGRTRAELVGSLADSDAGREHLAAIEAREPFRNMEYRSLDDNGEERWYCVSGQPIFDDAGRFTGYRGTGSDITARKITEQRVHHVAQHDVLTGLPNRSLLQDRLGQAVAYANRSGHPVWVMLIDLDRFKFVNDSMGHKAGDVLLMTVAARLRSSLRDTDTVARLSGDEFVVILSQHEDQPLSADIVQRVMDSVAQPVMLGPKEFFVTCSIGVAAYPSDGTPAESLIEHADIAMYRAKKLGRNNFQFYTPAMNEESLERVRIESALRNALERNEFVLHYQPQVDLKSGQIVGMEALIRWKHPELGMVPPSRFVGVAEDTGLIVPIGAWVMRTACAQNKAWQDAGLGQLRVAVNLSARQFSATELLPGIEQVLLDTGLDPSCLELELTESLFMSDVTPAVDLLHRMKSLGVKLSIDDFGTGYSSFSYLSRFPIDVLKIDRSFVNDITHDANDAAIVASIIALAHNLRLSVIAEGVETAEQLDYLRHQGCDEMQGYYFSRPLPAQEFEQLLRQRRGLAAFEDEPQVAVA
- a CDS encoding fused MFS/spermidine synthase; the protein is MPNLPKPLVRTRGDCRTLEFTPGDIQSAMRLSRPSALLLAYTRAMMCFALFVPRPRHILMIGLGGGSMARFCHRHFPASRITVLELSADVIALRDQFLLPPDDARFQVIHADAAEWIAGAARAGGACFDVIVADGFDAAGLPPALSSRGFYEDCRRLLASDGVLAANVFSYDPRHDAVLDALDRVFDGRLCRLDKAAGNNRIVFAGAATQKRPMPWLPTRRLEIVNRLCVRLILMRLASRSVFA
- a CDS encoding GGDEF domain-containing protein, producing the protein MDSTTIVLALALGNLAICAALFFFEHGDGRPAALSTWGWSRQMQAAGWLLLAIGGVNVVPERLALPVAYGLVIAGVAWEAGALWERAGGRRWRRFTTPALAVAVAAFLLCYWVDEIGLRALAASLILAAFYLSAAIALARGWARASMLRRFLALATALLALVVGARGALVLLAPSGWGWMSNELLRQLYSGALYLLMLLGAFGWLLLGRESLQDELARLEVVDPLLDVTNRRGFFQMLAPWMALARRPGPPTALVLFDLDQFKRVNDSYGHPAGDVVLRTLLDACKRQLRDSDQLARLVGVEFAILLPRTGLDDAVMVAERMRAAIAATPVKTERALITLSASFGVTTIRADDSSVTLLGRADDALRAAKDGGRNRVELAPPAPAVPAEA
- a CDS encoding ABC transporter ATP-binding protein; amino-acid sequence: MLELVDLSKSYGGRTVLAQLSHRFAPGEFVAVMGESGVGKSTLLNLIAGLDAPDSGQVVVDGVPMSALDDDAATRLRRSRMGFIFQAFHVLPHLTLEQNVALPLLLNGAVDTGRARAMLDAVGLQGRGADFPRQLSGGELQRVAIARALVHRPALLLADEPTGNLDPETADGILHLLRDEIRQSGAGAIMVTHSHAAAAMADRVLVLTRSGLELT
- the egtD gene encoding L-histidine N(alpha)-methyltransferase, with product MLNHHKEAPDPAALDNTLDTSAETLRLRAELEAGLRARDACISPKFLYDALGSKLFEAICEVPEYYPTRTEAAIFERHGAEIARAVGTGSTLIDLGAGNCAKAARLFPLLHPAQYVPVDISADFLQDAVERLQQRFRHIEMNALGMDFSGGDWRLPDVVRHERRLFFYPGSSIGNFTPDDALAFLRRVRAQCGADGGILIGIDLAKEHAVLDAAYDDALGVTAAFNLNVLRHANRLLGADFDIRAWRHHGFYNERMGRVEMHLESRSSQQVSWQGGARRFEAGECIHTENSYKYRPSAAVGLLEQAGFAAAGVWTDERGWFAVIHARAIPPGAMH
- the egtB gene encoding ergothioneine biosynthesis protein EgtB encodes the protein MGANEHRQAREFEQVRQRSVHLAEPLSPEDCCAQSMPDASPVKWHLAHTTWFFETFILEPREHDWRPFHPAFRVLFNSYYNGVGDKHPRPQRGLLTRPAFDEVLAWRRDVDARIARLLHERPEDGELAALVELGMQHEQQHQELILTDLKHLLAQNPLYPAYLASALPESCPAGALAWLDFEGGLAEIGHRGPGFCFDNELPRHRQYLAPFQLASRLATNGEYLEFVEAGGYRDPSLWLSEGWDRVCSGEIGQPFYWRKENGQWLEFTLHGLQPLDPARPVTHVSLYEADAYARWRGARLPTEAEWEFAARDVAIACGDLHPRAAGSDGLAQMFGECWQWTSSSYAPYPGYAPAAGALGEYNGKFMINQYVLRGSSCATPHGHARASYRNFFPAGSRWQFTGIRLAR